A single uncultured Methanolobus sp. DNA region contains:
- the glpX gene encoding class II fructose-bisphosphatase: MPHPKTAEALIKCAGPIESSLLPRLLHVTEAAAIAASYQMGRGDKNYADQVSVESMRRMLNCLDMKGIIKIGEGERDEAPMLFIGEEVGTGEGDLEVDIAVDPLEGTNLAADGIPGAISVMAMAERDGLFHGPDIYMDKIVVGPEVVKYEKAHPDEKIDLDAPVIRNLEIVAKAFNRNIDELVVVILDRQRHKDKIKEIRGTGARVNLISDGDLMPGIATAIRGSGIHMVLGAGGSGEAVLTAAAMKILGGKMLARLVLPTVANGGTPEEIEKEKAEKMPRLATMGITEENINDVMGIDKLAPGKDIIFSATGVTPGILLKGVSLFGEGDARVHSITMGSSGVVKFTDTIYIHDKEKNPLRLA, encoded by the coding sequence ATGCCTCATCCGAAAACCGCCGAAGCTTTGATCAAATGTGCAGGACCAATCGAAAGTTCCCTTTTACCCAGACTTTTACACGTCACGGAAGCAGCAGCAATTGCAGCTTCTTACCAGATGGGTCGTGGTGACAAGAACTACGCAGACCAGGTTTCAGTTGAATCCATGCGCAGGATGCTGAACTGTCTTGATATGAAAGGTATTATCAAGATCGGTGAGGGAGAGCGTGATGAAGCTCCTATGCTTTTCATCGGTGAGGAAGTTGGTACCGGTGAAGGTGATCTTGAAGTTGATATCGCAGTTGATCCACTCGAAGGAACAAACCTTGCTGCTGATGGTATCCCGGGTGCAATATCCGTAATGGCAATGGCTGAGAGGGACGGACTTTTCCACGGACCTGACATCTACATGGATAAGATCGTTGTCGGTCCGGAAGTTGTCAAGTATGAAAAAGCACATCCTGATGAAAAGATAGACCTTGATGCACCTGTTATTCGCAATCTTGAGATCGTTGCAAAAGCTTTTAACAGGAATATTGACGAGCTTGTTGTTGTTATTCTTGACAGGCAAAGACATAAGGATAAGATAAAGGAGATCAGAGGAACTGGTGCCAGAGTGAACCTCATCAGTGACGGAGACCTTATGCCAGGAATTGCAACTGCTATTCGTGGTTCAGGAATTCACATGGTTCTTGGCGCAGGCGGCTCAGGTGAAGCAGTTCTCACTGCTGCAGCAATGAAGATCCTTGGTGGCAAGATGCTTGCAAGACTTGTTCTCCCAACTGTTGCAAATGGCGGCACACCTGAAGAGATCGAAAAGGAAAAGGCTGAGAAAATGCCAAGGCTTGCAACCATGGGGATCACCGAGGAAAACATCAATGATGTTATGGGTATTGACAAACTTGCTCCTGGTAAAGATATTATCTTCTCAGCAACAGGAGTAACTCCCGGAATCCTGCTCAAAGGCGTAAGTCTTTTCGGTGAAGGTGACGCAAGGGTTCACAGTATTACTATGGGAAGTTCCGGTGTTGTGAAGTTCACTGACACTATTTACATCCATGACAAGGAGAAGAACCCTCTCAGGTTGGCCTGA
- the cgi121 gene encoding KEOPS complex subunit Cgi121, whose protein sequence is MEFKTIGGSVSIQNVPAFLKELASISSLHNTIVQAMDADKIAGEEHIAFAVEKALRAVEAGSNVARDTGVEIMRYASGKRQIEEAFSMGVREGDMNVVFVILGEPENIENTTLDLKKLIEEKPVVDYSESKNESLASQFSITELEIKATGKDSIPLLVLERVALVDIMK, encoded by the coding sequence ATGGAATTCAAGACGATCGGTGGTTCTGTATCTATTCAAAACGTACCTGCTTTTTTGAAAGAACTGGCATCTATATCTTCCTTACATAATACTATTGTACAGGCCATGGATGCCGACAAAATAGCAGGCGAAGAGCACATTGCGTTTGCTGTTGAAAAAGCTCTAAGAGCAGTGGAGGCAGGATCCAATGTTGCCCGCGACACCGGCGTGGAAATAATGAGGTATGCTTCGGGAAAAAGGCAGATAGAAGAAGCATTCTCCATGGGAGTTCGTGAAGGTGACATGAACGTGGTCTTTGTTATCCTTGGTGAGCCGGAAAATATCGAAAATACTACACTTGATCTCAAAAAGCTCATAGAAGAAAAGCCAGTGGTAGATTACTCTGAAAGTAAAAATGAATCTCTTGCCAGCCAGTTTTCTATTACTGAACTGGAAATTAAGGCAACAGGAAAAGACAGCATTCCCCTTCTGGTGCTGGAAAGGGTTGCTCTTGTTGATATAATGAAATAG
- a CDS encoding tRNA (N(6)-L-threonylcarbamoyladenosine(37)-C(2))-methylthiotransferase, with product MKVHISTYGCSASQASAEIMKASVRDGGHELVPENNAEVVVINTCTVKYSTEQKILHKIREYGEKGIAVIVTGCMPEVQLEDIMHQNPDAHILGVNSISRLGLVLDSLSRNELTGGSVKLFLEEPEGFQSVPRIRYNSNIHICQLSQGCNYACAYCIVTIARGKLCSFEPEEIVDDIQRAVDDGCREIWLTSQDNGQYGTDKEVLLPQLLKMICKIPGNYRIRVGMMNPFSVIPILDDLLDAFEDERIYKFLHLPIQTASDDVLKKMNRYHSISEANTIIEAFRERFSDMTIFTDIIAGYPGETDEDFEKTVKWVKEWKPEKVNISRFTPRPHTKAWDMRKIDSRVVVNRSNELHEVCEAVKLASREGMIGKEVEVFLSKPAKQKGMMARTASYKPVVIPQCDLQPGITCCVLIYDATPGYFLGRILNDDKC from the coding sequence ATGAAAGTACATATTTCTACATACGGCTGCTCTGCCAGTCAGGCATCAGCCGAAATTATGAAGGCAAGCGTCAGGGACGGCGGACATGAACTTGTCCCTGAGAACAATGCCGAGGTTGTTGTTATCAATACATGTACTGTAAAGTACAGTACAGAGCAGAAGATTCTCCATAAAATTCGGGAATATGGTGAAAAAGGAATAGCTGTTATTGTTACAGGCTGCATGCCTGAAGTGCAGCTTGAGGATATCATGCACCAGAATCCCGACGCTCATATACTGGGTGTGAATTCCATATCCAGATTAGGTCTGGTTCTTGATTCTCTTTCACGCAATGAGCTTACAGGCGGCAGTGTGAAACTCTTCCTAGAGGAACCGGAGGGCTTCCAGAGTGTTCCTCGTATCCGCTACAATTCTAACATCCATATCTGTCAGCTTTCTCAGGGCTGCAATTATGCATGTGCGTATTGCATAGTTACTATTGCACGTGGCAAGTTATGCTCTTTTGAGCCGGAAGAGATCGTTGATGATATTCAGAGAGCAGTTGATGATGGCTGCCGTGAGATATGGCTGACTTCCCAGGATAATGGCCAGTACGGAACTGACAAAGAGGTCTTGCTGCCACAGTTGTTGAAAATGATCTGCAAAATTCCGGGCAATTACAGGATACGTGTGGGAATGATGAATCCATTCTCAGTTATTCCTATTCTTGACGATCTGCTCGATGCATTTGAGGATGAAAGGATATACAAATTCCTTCACCTGCCAATACAAACAGCTTCAGATGATGTCTTAAAGAAGATGAATCGTTATCACTCTATTTCTGAGGCCAATACTATTATTGAGGCTTTCAGGGAACGATTTTCTGACATGACCATCTTCACAGATATCATTGCAGGCTATCCCGGTGAGACGGATGAGGATTTCGAAAAGACGGTTAAGTGGGTGAAGGAATGGAAGCCTGAAAAGGTGAATATCTCACGTTTTACTCCAAGGCCACACACAAAGGCATGGGACATGCGCAAAATTGATTCACGTGTTGTTGTTAACAGGTCTAATGAGCTCCACGAGGTCTGCGAGGCGGTCAAACTTGCTAGCCGGGAAGGAATGATTGGAAAAGAAGTGGAAGTATTCCTGTCAAAACCTGCAAAGCAGAAAGGTATGATGGCCAGAACTGCATCATACAAACCGGTTGTAATTCCGCAGTGCGACTTACAGCCTGGAATTACATGTTGTGTGCTTATCTATGATGCGACACCTGGTTATTTCCTTGGTCGCATTTTGAATGATGACAAGTGTTGA
- a CDS encoding Ig-like domain-containing protein, with product MLVASASSGIELSISSDKVIQGDIANVVISLANCENVTGVNMTLVYDESIVSLNSITKNTSVMSVHSVSSNDLGSGKVSISISGLDTIPTADTPVIDVAMNGDVSGNSDMKLEGIEFITTDSSSPTVAVSNGEINVNSGPVLAEIVSQTINETETLTLTLSATDADNDPLIYFKDVGFGSISGNDFSWTPASGDNGTYTINFTVSDGYEEDSGNVTINVNKLPMYNHPPVFNSINDINTTVGNLVTFTVSATDQDHNYLTYYNTSVLPEGAVFYPDNQSFVWTPSSNGTYNVNFGVDDGNGGTDSVVVRIIVDDVVVAINNPPVLTPIGDRSVNESELLTITLNATDADGDALTYSSNASFGNITTANVFTWNPDYNSSGIYAVNFSVSDGNGGTDSEIINITVNDVVVVTNSAPVFTPIADRTVNESELLMITLNATDVDGDLLTYSSNASFGNITGDVFSWTPDSSDIGTHYVNFSVTDGSLWDHYVAKITVNEVASPVYTSADPVNFITTTGNFWVLHDWDAGTGNVADGFNVSYNGTWYNTTDSMFNDSVRLNAHDWSNITVYAYNATSSTLSSGIESNVQIPNNPVSIIDVASSYSINEGETLYIDANYTDLDGDIAAFSSNDTDIFNIDAATGVASWTTKHKDIGTHNVELTATDGYGSEESQVVEITVTNVNNPPVFTAIGSQSVNEGQELAFTVNATDVDGDTLTYNVIGLPSGVTLDSNSGDFTWTPDYNMAGDYTANFSVTDGEHHVYQEVGITVENTNRAPEFPVINTQYVAENNTIALDVGATDADNDSLAYSCNASFGTFDNVNHTFTWTPGFDDAGIHYVKFTVADTSTEDNLVVTFDVTNVNRIPVFRAIADQSVSEGNPLSFTVNATDDDGTALTYSAIVLPSGATFDSGSGDFTWTPGYNMNGSYTANFSVSDGESIVYQEIGITVTNTNRAPVLDYIQSVSVNETENVTITLNAIDPDGDSPLYYSMNSSKGNLDDNVFTWTPGYEDKGIHHINFTVSDGDLSSTQMAVIGVNNTNRAPEFTSIVGTQIINEGGNISFKVTAADADGDDLTYSVSGDPETSTIEFTSTGITFNWSPSYTEAGNYTITFIVKDEMLYSDTLKVPIQVLDVNRAPRFTLNSSYEINETNTLTIDLDPYDEDTDDVVSVWINNTGNASGSLSSSGVYTWNTDYYDSGIYNIEFGISDGTVTSYSNTTVTVNDVNAPPVLGTIGSKSVDEEEELTINLTATDIDGNSLEFTIENKPGNATFDTSTGNFSWTPIDGETGTYYVLFGVTDGTDIDTENVTIKVTSGSSSSSSSSSSGGGGGGGGGSLSSGEKFENIFIKDYVLKSIVKDSEAVFSFYKENNSIVSVSFTPKLNGGQVKAVVEMLYGTSSQVSSDAPGNVYKNMNIYVDTKLSADSMGNSKINFKVEKEWVDENEIDPSTITLCRYSGGWNELPTELKGEDEEYYYFIATTPGFSPFAISSIDPALEVTEESSAEATDGSAENAESMMSTEDVAQEISTETQQEGQSSIVPVIVLLGVIALTIVGIFGYRNRDYYEKVRLQLGNPDGKRYRRTKK from the coding sequence GTGCTAGTAGCGAGTGCGAGCTCAGGAATAGAACTTTCAATCAGTTCAGACAAGGTCATACAGGGCGATATCGCCAATGTAGTTATTTCTCTTGCGAATTGTGAGAATGTCACCGGAGTAAACATGACTCTGGTGTACGACGAGAGTATAGTTTCTCTGAACAGCATTACTAAAAATACATCTGTAATGTCAGTTCATTCTGTAAGTTCCAATGATCTTGGCTCTGGAAAAGTATCTATTAGTATTAGTGGACTTGACACTATACCAACAGCTGACACTCCGGTAATAGATGTGGCAATGAATGGAGATGTTAGCGGTAATTCTGACATGAAGTTGGAGGGTATAGAGTTCATCACAACTGACAGCAGTTCTCCTACCGTAGCAGTTAGCAATGGAGAGATCAACGTAAACTCTGGTCCGGTACTTGCAGAAATTGTAAGCCAGACTATCAATGAAACTGAAACTCTTACACTGACACTTAGTGCAACAGATGCAGACAATGATCCACTTATATACTTTAAGGATGTAGGATTCGGAAGCATTTCAGGAAACGATTTTAGCTGGACTCCTGCATCAGGAGATAACGGAACTTATACGATCAACTTCACAGTTTCCGATGGTTATGAGGAAGATTCAGGAAACGTCACTATCAATGTGAACAAGCTTCCTATGTATAATCATCCACCAGTTTTCAACTCAATTAATGATATCAATACAACTGTTGGAAACCTTGTGACCTTTACAGTTTCCGCAACAGATCAGGATCATAATTATCTTACTTATTACAATACTTCTGTACTGCCAGAAGGTGCAGTGTTCTACCCGGATAACCAGAGCTTTGTCTGGACTCCTTCATCAAATGGTACATATAATGTGAATTTTGGTGTGGATGATGGAAACGGTGGAACCGATTCTGTAGTTGTCAGGATCATAGTTGACGATGTAGTTGTTGCAATCAACAATCCTCCTGTTCTTACCCCAATAGGAGACCGCAGTGTCAACGAGTCCGAACTCCTCACAATCACACTTAACGCAACCGATGCAGATGGCGATGCACTTACATACTCAAGTAACGCCAGTTTCGGTAATATCACAACAGCAAATGTTTTCACCTGGAATCCTGACTATAACTCTTCAGGAATCTATGCAGTAAACTTCAGTGTAAGTGATGGAAATGGTGGAACTGACTCTGAAATTATCAATATAACAGTCAATGATGTAGTTGTAGTCACAAACAGTGCACCTGTCTTCACTCCAATAGCAGACAGAACTGTCAACGAGTCTGAGCTTCTTATGATCACGCTCAATGCAACTGATGTAGATGGCGATTTGCTTACATACTCAAGCAACGCCAGCTTTGGTAACATCACAGGCGATGTATTTAGCTGGACTCCAGATTCATCAGACATTGGAACTCATTATGTGAATTTCAGTGTAACAGATGGAAGTCTGTGGGACCACTACGTTGCAAAGATCACTGTAAATGAAGTAGCTTCTCCAGTTTATACATCTGCAGATCCGGTCAACTTCATTACTACAACCGGTAACTTCTGGGTACTCCATGACTGGGACGCAGGAACAGGAAATGTGGCGGATGGATTCAATGTCAGTTATAATGGTACCTGGTACAATACAACTGATTCTATGTTTAATGATTCAGTCCGTCTGAATGCACATGACTGGTCAAACATTACAGTTTACGCATACAATGCTACAAGTTCAACTCTCTCATCTGGAATTGAAAGCAATGTTCAGATCCCTAACAATCCGGTAAGCATCATTGATGTTGCTTCCTCTTATTCAATCAATGAAGGAGAAACACTGTATATAGATGCAAATTATACCGATCTTGACGGAGACATTGCAGCATTCAGTTCAAACGATACAGATATCTTTAACATCGATGCAGCAACTGGCGTGGCCAGCTGGACTACAAAGCACAAGGATATTGGAACCCATAATGTAGAATTGACAGCAACAGACGGATACGGTTCTGAAGAGTCACAGGTTGTAGAAATTACTGTAACAAATGTGAATAATCCACCAGTGTTTACAGCAATTGGTTCCCAGTCTGTCAACGAAGGTCAGGAACTTGCCTTTACTGTCAATGCAACAGATGTAGACGGTGATACTCTTACTTACAATGTAATCGGTCTCCCATCAGGAGTAACATTGGATTCTAATTCCGGCGATTTCACCTGGACTCCCGACTATAATATGGCAGGAGATTACACTGCTAACTTCAGTGTAACCGACGGTGAGCATCATGTCTATCAGGAAGTTGGAATTACAGTAGAAAACACTAACAGAGCTCCGGAATTCCCTGTGATCAACACTCAATACGTTGCTGAGAACAATACAATAGCACTGGATGTAGGAGCAACTGATGCAGATAATGATAGTCTTGCATACTCATGCAACGCATCATTTGGTACTTTTGACAATGTCAACCATACGTTCACATGGACACCTGGCTTTGATGATGCCGGAATCCATTATGTAAAGTTCACTGTAGCTGATACATCTACAGAGGACAATCTTGTTGTGACTTTCGATGTAACTAACGTTAACAGGATTCCAGTATTCAGAGCAATTGCAGATCAGTCAGTGAGTGAAGGCAACCCTCTGTCTTTCACTGTTAATGCAACGGATGACGATGGAACTGCTCTTACCTATAGTGCAATAGTTCTTCCATCAGGAGCAACTTTTGATTCAGGTTCCGGTGATTTCACCTGGACTCCTGGATATAATATGAATGGTAGTTACACAGCTAACTTCAGTGTATCAGATGGAGAATCAATAGTCTATCAGGAAATTGGTATTACAGTAACAAACACCAACAGAGCACCAGTTCTTGATTACATTCAAAGTGTATCAGTAAACGAGACTGAAAATGTCACAATAACTCTGAATGCTATTGACCCTGATGGAGATAGCCCATTGTACTACTCAATGAATTCCAGTAAGGGCAACCTAGACGATAACGTGTTCACCTGGACACCTGGGTATGAGGACAAAGGAATTCATCATATCAATTTCACAGTAAGCGATGGCGACCTTAGTAGTACCCAAATGGCAGTTATAGGTGTTAACAATACTAATCGTGCTCCAGAATTCACTAGTATAGTAGGTACACAAATCATCAATGAAGGAGGAAATATTTCCTTCAAAGTAACAGCTGCTGATGCAGATGGAGATGACCTTACTTATAGTGTTTCAGGAGATCCAGAAACATCTACTATAGAATTCACTTCAACAGGAATTACTTTCAATTGGAGTCCTTCTTACACAGAAGCAGGTAATTACACTATAACATTCATCGTAAAGGACGAAATGTTGTACTCTGATACGCTTAAAGTGCCTATACAAGTTCTGGATGTAAACAGAGCTCCACGCTTCACGTTGAATTCAAGTTATGAGATAAATGAAACTAATACTCTAACAATTGATTTGGATCCATATGATGAAGATACAGATGATGTTGTCTCTGTATGGATTAATAATACAGGCAATGCTTCAGGTTCCCTTTCAAGTAGTGGAGTTTACACCTGGAATACTGATTATTATGATAGCGGTATCTACAATATAGAGTTTGGAATCTCAGATGGTACTGTTACTAGTTACTCGAACACTACAGTAACAGTCAATGATGTGAATGCACCACCTGTACTGGGTACGATCGGTTCAAAGAGTGTAGATGAAGAAGAAGAGCTCACGATCAATCTCACAGCAACAGATATCGATGGAAATAGTCTTGAGTTCACGATAGAAAACAAGCCTGGAAATGCTACCTTCGACACTTCCACAGGTAACTTCAGCTGGACTCCTATTGATGGAGAAACAGGAACTTATTATGTACTCTTTGGAGTAACAGATGGAACGGATATCGACACAGAGAATGTAACTATCAAAGTAACATCCGGTTCTTCAAGCAGCAGCTCCAGTTCCAGCTCAGGCGGCGGTGGCGGCGGCGGTGGAGGTTCACTGTCCAGTGGAGAGAAGTTTGAGAACATCTTCATCAAGGACTATGTACTCAAATCCATCGTAAAGGATAGCGAGGCTGTATTCTCATTCTATAAGGAGAATAACAGTATCGTATCTGTAAGCTTTACACCAAAGCTCAACGGTGGTCAGGTTAAGGCAGTAGTTGAAATGCTCTACGGTACATCCTCACAGGTAAGCTCTGATGCACCTGGTAATGTTTACAAGAACATGAACATCTACGTAGATACCAAGCTCTCTGCAGACTCAATGGGTAATTCAAAGATCAATTTCAAGGTTGAAAAGGAATGGGTTGATGAGAATGAGATCGATCCATCCACAATCACACTCTGCAGGTATTCAGGTGGATGGAATGAGCTTCCAACTGAACTAAAGGGTGAGGATGAGGAGTATTACTACTTCATAGCCACAACTCCTGGATTCTCTCCATTCGCAATTTCCAGTATCGATCCGGCACTTGAAGTAACAGAAGAATCTTCTGCTGAAGCCACTGATGGAAGTGCAGAGAATGCGGAATCAATGATGTCCACTGAGGATGTGGCTCAGGAAATTTCAACGGAAACACAGCAGGAAGGCCAGTCTTCAATTGTGCCTGTAATTGTCCTGCTGGGTGTAATAGCTCTGACAATTGTAGGAATCTTTGGTTACAGAAACAGAGATTACTACGAGAAAGTAAGGTTGCAGCTAGGAAATCCGGATGGAAAGCGCTATAGGCGTACAAAGAAATAA
- a CDS encoding chloride channel protein produces MVEKTAFQKFKHNTIQWLHTESLISNSLAVIIGVLTGLAIVFYDTLLEFSHESFFGTVSHTSRYFIILLPAIGGLLVGILVHFFINTRRYDIEEVIEATALRGGKMSPRNAFLEVLASIITIGSGGSAGKEAPVVLAGSGIGSTLASLLKIHGNRVKILIGCGASSSIAAAYNAPLAGVVFVVEVILGELEASSFIPIVISAVFATIVSSLVFGVENISVASYEFVDPLYEFVLYLLLGIIAGLTSALLMRALFGTHKAFDSLQIHPIIKPAVGGLFVGLIGFFYPQVFGVGYDVITDALNGNLTLKIMFLLIFLKIIAFSFTMGSGGSGGSIVPALFVGAMMGGSYGSIVHGMFPDVTAESGAYALVGMGAVFAGTSRAPLASILILFELTRDYNMILPIMLACVVSNVVSSSINSESIFTEGLQRRGFTIRKGREVDIMEALLVKDAMKHNVQTVSENKNVGALIALMQSSRHAGFPVLDSNGQLSGIVTLKDVRDKVGHDELDKTITEICTKDVAVAYQDETLNTVLKRLAAKDIGRLPVVSRSDSTKLLGIITRSDIVKLYDKKILDKVQRIQKETTE; encoded by the coding sequence TTGGTTGAAAAAACAGCCTTCCAAAAATTCAAGCATAACACAATACAGTGGCTACACACAGAGTCGCTTATCTCAAACTCACTTGCAGTTATCATTGGAGTCCTGACAGGACTTGCAATAGTATTCTATGACACACTGCTTGAATTCAGTCATGAATCCTTTTTTGGAACGGTCTCACATACATCAAGATACTTCATAATACTCCTGCCGGCTATCGGAGGACTTCTAGTAGGTATCCTTGTTCACTTTTTCATCAACACCAGAAGATATGACATAGAAGAGGTCATCGAAGCAACCGCTCTGCGCGGCGGTAAAATGTCACCTCGAAATGCATTCCTTGAAGTCCTGGCATCAATCATAACCATAGGATCAGGAGGTTCTGCCGGAAAGGAAGCCCCTGTTGTCCTTGCAGGATCAGGAATAGGATCTACTCTTGCCAGTTTACTGAAGATCCATGGTAACAGAGTAAAAATACTGATAGGCTGTGGAGCTTCCAGCAGCATTGCCGCAGCATATAATGCACCTCTTGCAGGCGTGGTCTTTGTGGTAGAAGTAATTCTTGGAGAACTTGAAGCCAGCAGTTTCATACCCATTGTCATATCAGCAGTTTTCGCAACAATTGTCTCAAGTCTTGTTTTCGGTGTTGAGAACATATCAGTCGCTTCCTATGAATTCGTTGACCCCTTGTATGAATTCGTACTATACCTGCTGCTTGGAATAATTGCAGGACTTACATCTGCACTTCTGATGCGTGCTCTTTTCGGCACACACAAAGCCTTTGATTCCCTGCAGATCCATCCAATAATAAAACCCGCAGTAGGAGGACTTTTTGTTGGACTTATAGGATTTTTCTATCCGCAGGTCTTTGGTGTCGGTTATGATGTGATAACAGATGCCCTCAATGGTAACCTCACACTAAAGATAATGTTCCTGCTTATATTTTTGAAGATAATCGCATTCTCATTCACAATGGGTTCAGGTGGTTCAGGAGGCTCCATTGTACCGGCGCTTTTTGTTGGAGCAATGATGGGAGGAAGCTACGGATCAATCGTTCACGGAATGTTCCCTGATGTTACAGCTGAATCCGGTGCATACGCCCTTGTAGGAATGGGAGCAGTATTTGCAGGAACAAGCAGAGCACCTCTTGCCTCGATCCTTATTCTCTTCGAACTGACAAGAGACTACAATATGATACTTCCTATAATGCTTGCATGTGTTGTCAGTAATGTAGTTTCCAGTTCCATAAATTCAGAATCCATATTCACTGAAGGACTTCAACGCAGAGGATTTACTATCCGCAAAGGAAGAGAAGTCGACATAATGGAAGCACTTCTTGTAAAAGATGCAATGAAACATAATGTTCAGACCGTATCCGAAAACAAGAATGTGGGAGCACTTATAGCACTTATGCAGTCAAGCAGACATGCAGGTTTCCCTGTACTTGATTCTAACGGACAGCTTTCCGGAATTGTAACTCTTAAAGATGTCAGGGACAAAGTAGGCCATGACGAACTGGACAAAACCATCACCGAAATTTGTACCAAGGACGTTGCAGTAGCATATCAGGACGAAACACTGAACACCGTACTAAAACGCCTTGCTGCAAAAGATATAGGCAGACTCCCTGTGGTATCAAGGTCAGATAGCACCAAACTACTAGGGATAATCACCCGTAGTGATATCGTCAAGCTCTATGACAAAAAGATACTGGACAAGGTCCAGAGAATTCAGAAAGAAACTACAGAGTAA